In Carya illinoinensis cultivar Pawnee chromosome 7, C.illinoinensisPawnee_v1, whole genome shotgun sequence, the following are encoded in one genomic region:
- the LOC122317300 gene encoding peptide methionine sulfoxide reductase-like, which produces MNILNKLGFGSPRATQSTADASIPQGLDEEAPAPGQQFAQFGAGCFWGVELAFQRVSGVTKTEVGYSQGFLDNPSYEDVCSGTTNHSEVVRVQFDPKESSFDSLLDAFWARHDPTTLNRQGNDVGTQYRSGIYFYTPEQEKAARESLERQQKLLNRKIVTEILPAKKFYQAEEYHQQYLEKGGRFGFKQSSAKGCNDPIRCYG; this is translated from the exons ATGAACATCTTGAACAAGCTCGGCTTCGGCTCCCCGAGGGCCACTCAATCCACAGCAGATGCGTCGATTCCGCAGGGCCTGGACGAAGAAGCTCCGGCACCGGGTCAGCAGTTCGCGCAGTTCGGGGCGGGTTGCTTCTGGGGCGTTGAGCTGGCCTTCCAAAGAGTTTCTGGTGTCACCAAGACTGAGGTCGGGTATAGCCAAGGCTTCCTGGACAATCCCAGCTACGAGGACGTGTGCTCGGGAACCACCAACCACTCCGAGGTCGTCAGGGTCCAGTTCGACCCCAAGGAGTCCAGCTTCGATTCTCTGCTTGACGCGTTCTGGGCCAGGCATGACCCAACCACGCTCAATCGGCAG GGGAATGATGTGGGGACACAGTACAGATCCGGTATATACTTCTACACGCCTGAGCAAGAGAAGGCAGCAAGAGAGTCTTTGGAGCGTCAGCAGAAGCTCTTGAACAGGAAGATTGTGACTGAGATTCTGCCCGCCAAAAAGTTCTACCAAGCTGAGGAATACCATCAGCAGTACCTTGAGAAAGGTGGCCGCTTTGGCTTTAAACAGTCGTCTGCCAAAGGCTGCAATGATCCGATCCGATGCTATGGCTAA
- the LOC122316674 gene encoding putative glycine-rich cell wall structural protein 1, with protein MQPNSLRFALFLLFLIIGTSVAHGRPGNGGGGRMSSGSSERPSGTPSTGDSGSGHGRNWDYSWGWGSSPGSGWGYGSGSGRSPNGFGRGSGYGFGSGSGSGSGSGYGYGSGYGGSSGGGGGGSGGSGEKKKHG; from the coding sequence ATGCAGCCAAATTCTTTGCGATTcgctctctttcttctcttcttgaTCATTGGAACTTCCGTAGCACATGGAAGGCCTGGTAATGGTGGCGGGGGGAGAATGAGTAGTGGATCTTCGGAAAGGCCTTCTGGGACCCCAAGTACCGGTGATAGTGGCTCGGGCCATGGCCGCAACTGGGACTACAGTTGGGGATGGGGCTCGAGCCCCGGAAGTGGATGGGGTTATGGTTCGGGGTCTGGCCGATCTCCTAACGGTTTTGGAAGAGGCTCTGGCTATGGCTTTGGTTCTGGTTCTGGCTCAGGCTCGGGCTCAGGGTACGGCTACGGGTCAGGATATGGTGGCAgcagtggtggtggtggtggaggaagTGGAGGCTCGGGTGAGAAAAAGAAGCATGGTTGA